A window of Rubricoccus marinus contains these coding sequences:
- a CDS encoding lysophospholipid acyltransferase family protein, whose protein sequence is MSSTVVPTPPSRQRPSLVRTDLTPSFAHRAHFGWLLAVMGFFTATMSPCVVIHSAFKPGAKTFRTWMDPWARFILGMCGIRLRVDVRVAVPEPVVFVSNHQNSMDVPVLSAGIPVPFVFGAKKSLRSWPFVGWVLERTACLFIDRSGPKKALASLQECAERIRGGASVLLFPEGGRSWRHGLLPFMRGPFVLAIESGVPVVPVAIIGNAGVLDEKGLYSSSGEVRLVLGEPISTEGMTRRDAVALSERVEAWIRAEMEAVAPLVPASGE, encoded by the coding sequence ATGTCCAGCACCGTCGTGCCCACGCCGCCGTCCCGCCAGAGGCCGAGCCTCGTGCGGACGGACCTCACGCCTTCGTTCGCCCACCGGGCACACTTCGGATGGCTTCTGGCGGTCATGGGGTTTTTTACGGCCACCATGAGCCCGTGCGTCGTGATCCATTCGGCGTTCAAGCCGGGTGCGAAGACGTTCCGGACGTGGATGGATCCATGGGCGCGCTTCATCCTCGGGATGTGTGGGATCCGCTTGCGTGTGGACGTCCGCGTAGCCGTGCCGGAGCCGGTGGTGTTTGTGAGCAACCACCAGAACTCGATGGACGTGCCGGTCCTCTCGGCGGGGATTCCTGTCCCGTTCGTGTTCGGCGCCAAGAAGAGCCTCCGGTCGTGGCCGTTCGTCGGATGGGTGCTGGAGCGGACCGCGTGCCTGTTCATCGACCGCAGCGGGCCTAAAAAGGCGCTCGCGAGTTTGCAGGAGTGCGCGGAAAGGATTCGTGGGGGCGCCTCCGTTTTGCTCTTCCCCGAGGGTGGGCGGTCCTGGCGGCACGGCCTGCTGCCGTTCATGCGCGGCCCGTTCGTGCTCGCCATCGAGTCTGGCGTGCCGGTCGTGCCGGTCGCTATCATCGGCAACGCGGGCGTGCTGGACGAGAAGGGCCTGTATTCCAGCTCAGGAGAAGTCCGTCTCGTGTTGGGAGAGCCTATTTCGACCGAGGGAATGACGCGCCGAGATGCCGTCGCGCTCTCAGAGCGTGTTGAGGCGTGGATCCGCGCGGAGATGGAGGCCGTCGCGCCTCTCGTGCCGGCCTCTGGCGAATAG
- a CDS encoding dynamin family protein — protein MPSAPAPLPASLPPEADALLQRERALLTDLGALLDRAGASGDEQRRLADLASGLGELFLFVVAGEFNAGKSTLVNALFGKRVMEEGPVPTTDKITVLRHGDTEETHRRSEFVTERRLPAPFLQHLALVDTPGTNSIIKEHQALTEDFVPRADLVLFVTSVERPLSESERQFLEYVRETWGRRLVVAVNKSDLASGEEALQQVLAHVRDGLTAMMGQAPITFPVAARKALEAKLESPEAPQTHPSWDESRFGAFERFIRETLTADARLSLKLSAPLDATRALLSRARQRLDERHAHLEEDAAALGALQERFAQAESTMAEVVGGSVSEVDRQLLEMEKRGARFLDDTIRVSKIGLLRDRAAFQDEFNRQVVRDAEKGIEARIGESADGLLRHAHDLWRDVYNRLSALRQRNETTAGDSFIHDRDAILRDAVRETRRALDTIDLDEEARRILENARSALTVGGMTAAGIGAIGVALIFATVLDVTGGILATGAIATLGFVVLPMQRRRAVKDFTDRVSALREEIGRVLRTELGQEADKAVGRVRALVEPLDTLVAEQREAARTDRAEADRLEAEADAIGAEVARRYGAAEGV, from the coding sequence ATGCCATCCGCTCCTGCTCCCCTCCCCGCCAGCCTCCCGCCAGAGGCTGACGCGTTGCTCCAGCGGGAACGCGCGCTTCTTACGGACCTCGGCGCGCTCCTCGATCGCGCGGGGGCCTCTGGCGACGAACAACGCCGCTTGGCAGACCTTGCGAGCGGCCTCGGCGAGTTGTTCCTGTTCGTCGTCGCGGGGGAGTTCAACGCAGGGAAATCCACGCTCGTTAACGCCCTGTTTGGGAAGCGCGTGATGGAAGAGGGCCCCGTCCCCACGACAGACAAGATCACGGTCCTGCGGCACGGGGACACGGAGGAGACGCATCGCCGGAGCGAGTTCGTCACCGAGCGCCGCCTACCCGCTCCGTTTCTGCAGCACCTCGCGCTCGTGGACACGCCGGGCACGAACTCCATCATCAAGGAGCACCAAGCCCTGACCGAGGACTTCGTGCCCCGCGCCGACCTGGTGCTGTTCGTGACGAGCGTGGAGCGTCCGCTGAGCGAAAGCGAGCGCCAGTTCCTGGAGTATGTCCGCGAGACCTGGGGGCGACGCCTCGTCGTCGCCGTCAACAAATCCGACCTGGCCTCTGGCGAGGAGGCGCTTCAGCAAGTCCTCGCGCACGTGCGCGACGGGCTCACGGCCATGATGGGCCAGGCGCCGATCACCTTTCCCGTCGCCGCGCGGAAGGCGTTGGAGGCCAAGCTGGAATCGCCAGAGGCCCCGCAAACGCACCCCTCATGGGACGAGAGCCGCTTTGGCGCGTTCGAGCGGTTTATCCGCGAGACGCTGACCGCTGACGCCCGCCTCTCGCTCAAGCTTTCTGCCCCGCTGGACGCCACGCGCGCGCTCCTGAGCCGCGCCCGCCAGAGGCTGGACGAGCGGCACGCTCACTTGGAAGAGGACGCGGCAGCGCTCGGCGCGTTGCAGGAGCGGTTCGCCCAGGCCGAGAGCACGATGGCCGAGGTCGTCGGCGGCTCCGTTAGCGAGGTGGACCGGCAGCTTCTGGAGATGGAGAAGCGCGGCGCCCGCTTTTTAGACGACACCATCCGCGTGAGCAAGATCGGCCTCTTGCGCGATCGCGCCGCGTTCCAGGACGAGTTCAACCGGCAGGTAGTCCGCGATGCCGAAAAGGGCATCGAGGCACGCATCGGCGAAAGTGCCGACGGCCTCTTGCGCCACGCGCACGACCTCTGGCGCGACGTCTACAACCGGCTCTCGGCGCTCCGCCAGAGAAACGAAACGACGGCCGGCGACTCCTTCATCCACGACAGAGACGCCATCCTGCGCGACGCCGTCCGCGAGACCCGGCGCGCGCTCGACACCATCGACCTCGACGAGGAAGCGCGGCGCATCCTCGAAAACGCCCGCTCGGCGCTGACCGTTGGGGGCATGACCGCGGCGGGGATCGGCGCGATCGGCGTGGCGCTCATCTTCGCGACGGTCCTGGACGTGACCGGGGGCATTCTCGCCACGGGCGCCATCGCGACGCTGGGCTTCGTGGTCCTGCCCATGCAGCGCCGCCGCGCCGTCAAGGACTTCACAGACCGCGTTTCCGCCTTACGGGAAGAGATCGGCCGCGTGCTCAGGACCGAACTCGGGCAGGAGGCCGACAAAGCAGTAGGCCGCGTCCGCGCCCTCGTCGAGCCATTGGACACCCTCGTGGCCGAGCAACGCGAGGCTGCCCGTACCGACCGCGCCGAGGCCGACCGCCTGGAAGCCGAGGCCGATGCCATCGGCGCCGAGGTGGCGCGCCGCTACGGCGCCGCCGAAGGCGTGTAG